The Terriglobales bacterium region GGTCAAAGTTTCGGGTGGGGCACCCTCAGGGTTGTTTGCTCTGGAAAACACATAGGGCCTTCGACTCGGACGAGGTGGACAGGCGAGATCGCCTGTCCCACACAAACTCTACTGTCCGCGCTCAGGATGACGTCCTAAGAATTTGTCGAAGGAGTCGAGGCTGCGCCTCGACCTGAACGGACGAGGACGTCCGTTCCCACGTGGTTCGTTCCGGGTGGTTCGTTCCGGGTGGTTCGTAAATTATCCCACCCTAGTCAAAAGCAGCGGGGATTGCTGCTACAGCCGGAAGAGTTCCCGCAGACGCTTGGTCTGGGCCCGGCTTACCGGGACCTCCGTCTGCTTTTTGTCATCCATGCGCAGCATGTAAGAGCTCTTGAACCAGGGCACGACCTCGCGGATGCGGTTGATGTTCACCAGGTAGGAGCGGTGAGCGCGCCAGAAAAGGTTGGGATCCAGGCTATCGAACAGTTCTTCCAGGGTACGGCAATTGGATTGACCTTCCATCGCCGGAGTCACGACGGTAATCACGCCATCCTCGATAGAAGCGAAGCTGATGTCTTTCTGATCGAGCAGGAAGAGGCGTCCTGTAGATTTCAGCAGAATCTTGGCAGGTGTCTTCTTCTTGTCCTCTTCCTTGCCCTCGAGCATTTTGAGCAGGGCATCGACGCGATCGGAAGGTGCTACAGCTGCCTGCAGTTTCTTGCGCGCGCGCTGTACCGATTCAGTCACTCGCTTCTTGTCGAAGGGCTTCAGAAGGTAATCGACGGCATTCACTTCGAATGCCTTAACCGCGTACTGGTCATAGGCCGTAGCGAAGATGAACTGGGGAAGACGAACTTTCTTATCAATCAGCTTCTTGATTACCCCAAAGCCGTCGAGGCCGGGCATCTGCACGTCGAGAAAGACCAGGTCAGGAGAGTGCTCCTTGATCAGACTCACGGCTTCGACACCGTTGCGGCCCTGGGCGACGACCTCGAGGTCGTCGACGGATTTCAGCAGGAACGCCAGCTCGTCGCGGGCCAGCTGCTCGTCATCCACAATCAGGGTAGAAAGCGACATTTCGCACTCCACGTCAAAGTATATCGGCGGCTTTTCAGGAGCGTCAAACCTCAGGCCAGCGGGGAACTTCGGCTAGCAACACGCCCTCCTATGATTACAATCACATCATGTTCGCGCGCAAAGTGCGGATCGAGTACGCAGTGGACGGTCAGCGCCATACCGCACCTATCAAGTGGCTCGACAGCTTCGCGATGCGGAACTTCACGAACGACCCGGTATTCGACGATACCCTGCCGGTCGCTGACGGTGAGATGCAGATTGGGGCGCGCGTTTCCGTGGATCGGCTGAAGAGTGCGATGGAGGATTGGTTTCGTAGGAAGGGCTATCTGCCTAGCGGCGCGCAGTTGGTAGTAGAAGAAATAAAGGTGTCATCTTAGCGAAGATCCGTAACGTCCTTACTCCGCCCGCTCCTTGGTCACCTTCATGACTACCAGCACCTTGTCATCCACGTGGGTGCCGCCGGCGGCGAAGTTGTTGAGTTCCTTCTGAACCGAAGCGATGATCGATTCTGCCCGCTGCTCACGATGCGCGGCCACGCATGCGCCCAGCCGATCCGCGCCGAACGTTTCCCCTTGTCTACTGGTCGCGTCCACCACTCCGTCGCTGCAGCACACGAGGACATCGCTCGTCTCAAGCTTCGCCGTCCCCTTGGCATACTCCACCCCGGGAAGGAGCCCGATCGCCGATCCACCAGAGGCGAGCTTCGAGGACTGGCCGGTTTGCCCATTAATCAGCAACGGGGGCACATGTCCGGCATTGATGAAGTGCAACACGTTGCGCCGCGTGTCGACGAGCCCCAGGAAAATGCTCAGGAACTTTTTCGACCGGCTGTCGTTGAGGATCATCTCGTTGAGCGACAGCATCACCACTTCGAGCGAATGCAGATGCATCACCAGCGCGCGTAGGGAGGCCTGTAGGTTCGACATCGCCAAGGCAGAGGCAACGCCTTTACCTTCGACATCGGCTAGTACCAGCAGCATGGTCTGTGGACCGAGGGTCAGAAAGTCGTAATAGTCTCCTCCAGCATCCGCGCAGGGTTCGCTGGCAACTGCCAGGTCATAGCCGGGTATGACCGGGGGAGCCTCCGGCAACAGGCTGCGCTGGATTCCGCGCGCCATCTCCAATTCCCGGTTCGAGCGCTGCTTCTCGAGAGCATCGCGATGCATGCGGGCATTTTCCAAGGCCATCGCCATATGACCGGAGAGCTTGGCGAGGAACTCCTCGTCTTCTTTGGTGAATTGTCCGCTGGTCTGTTGGTTGAGCAACTGGATCACGCCCACAATGTGTCCGGCAGAATGTCGAATGGGCAGGCAAAGCAGCGATTTGGTGCGATAACCGGTTCGCTGATCGAAGCTGCGTTCAAAGTAGTCGAGCTCGTAGGCATCCTGGACATTAATGGTCTCGCCAGTGACTGCTACGCGGCCGGCGACACCGCGCCCGAAGGGAAGGCGAATCTCCTGATGATCCAGGCCCTGAGCCACAATCGACCACAATTCTCTGTTCTTGCCATCCACCAGGAACACGCTGCCCCGATCTGCCTTCACCTCGGTGCGCGCGATTTTCAAAATCAATTCCAGCAACTCCGCCAAATCGAGGGTGGAATTGAGCAGCCGAGTCGCTTCGAACAGCAGCGCCAACTGGCTGATGGTTTTCTGATTCTCACGATCGGTGAGTACCTGCTGGAGGCTGGCGGCGCCAATTTGCGCGCAGAGCTCCCACCACTGCAGCAGGTCCTTGTCCACCGGCTGTAGCGTGTAGTTAGCCGAGACCCCGATAAACCTGCCGCGCGCGATCAGCGGATAGGCAGAAACATGGGTCAGTCCGGTACGGATGGCGAATTCCCGGTCATCGTCTCCGGCCGTGACCAGCGGGGCATTGTAGAGTGGCTTCTGCGAGCCCACCGCCTTGCCGATCGCTCCCACGCCTGACGTGCTGAAATCGCGGCGATGACTGCCTTCCCGTCCGGCCGCGTTGGTGAGGTAAGCGGAGCTGGACGATTCGTCCCACAGCCACAGTTCCGAGCGGACGGCATCAAAGTTGGCCACCAGTAAGGAGGGCATGTGCGAGAAGATGTCCCCTCCCGCTGCAGGCGTGCCAAACAACGCTACTGCATTGGCAAAGGCGCCAATGTAGTCTTTTGCGCTTCCCGTTTCCGTGGGCGAAGCCGTTGAGGGTGTTTCCATGGCAGATCACTCCGCGGGCACATGACGCTGGCCTTAATGAGCGCGAGGCGATAAAAACGTCCCGGGAATGATTCACTATATGAGGACTGAGATCGCCTGCCAATAATTTTGCTGGTCAGCGTAAAGACGAGAGTGCCATGTCCGGAAGGACAGTCTTGGGAGAAGGGGGGCGAGTGGATCCGCAGCTACTGATCGTAGTGCAGCAGCGAAATCACCTCATGTGGCGCCAGGCGAGCGCGCCCTTTCAGGAAGTCCAATTCTACGATGAAAGCCAGGCTCTCCACTTTCCCCTCCAGTTGCTCGACCAACTCAATGGTTGCCAGGGCGGTGCCGCCGGTCGCCAGCAAGTCATCAACGATGATTACCCTCTGTCCCTTCTGGATGGCGTCCTTGTGGACTTCCAGCGAATCCTGCCCGTACTCGAGCGCGTAGGTGACTTTGGCAGTCTCAGCGGGCAGCTTCCTGGGCTTGCGCACGGGAACGAACCCGGCATTGAGGCGGTAGGCTAAGGCCGGACCGAAAATAAATCCTCGCGCTTCGATGCCTAGTACCAGGTCAACGTGGCGTCCAATGTATTGCTCTGACAGGGCATCAATCACTTTGGCGAAGCCCAGCTTGTCCTTCAGCATGGTGGTGATGTCGTAAAAAAGAATGCCCTTCTTGGGAAAATCGGGCACACTGCGGATGAGTTGCTTCAGATAGTTACCATCGAATTGTGCCGGTCTGGGTTCTGCTGTCAACTTACCAGGCTCCTTCAATACGAAAGGTCTTAAGATCTGTCGACGCCGGGGCTTCGAACTCTTGCACATCATCCACTCGGGCCGCCCGCGGCCCCTCCCGCAGTTTCCCACGTAAGGCTGACAATTGCTCGCGAGTGCCGACCGCCAGCACTTCCACGCTGCTATCGGGGTTGTTGCGCACCCAACCCGCGATGCCCAGCGCCTGCGCCTCTCGCTCCACAAACCAGCGGAAGCCGACTCCCTGCACGCGGCCGCGAACGACAAACTGTCGCGCTTCAGTCTTTGTACGTTCCATGCATGCCATCTCGAGATCGGGAAGACGTAGTTTCCTTACCTAGGGATTTAGAAGCTATCTCATAAAGAACCGAGGGGCAAACGTCCGTTTCCCTCAGGGGCTTAAAGCCCAGGAATTATGCGGCTCTGGACGGCGCGGCTGAAGCCGCGCCCTTTCAAAACCGATTTTTGGCATAGCTTCTTTCTTCGGTTCCGCCTCATGCCCGCGACAGGTAGGCGCCTTCCGAAGTGTCGACCCGGATCTTCTCCCCCTCATTGATGAAGGGTGGCACCTGCACCACCAGGCCGGTCTCCAGCTTCGCTGGTTTGGTAACGCTGGATGCGGTGGCGCTCTTTAACCCCGGCTCCGTCTCTACGACGGTGAGTTCCACTGTCTGCGGCAATTCCACTCCCACTGCCCTGCCATCGAAGAACTCCACCTTGATCTGCAAATTGGGGATCAGGTAATCCACCGAGTCTCCGAGGATATCCCGAGTCAGATGCAACTGTTCATAGTTCTCGGTGTTCATGAAGTAATAATCGTCGCCATCGCTATACAGGTACTCCATGTTGACTTCATCAACTGTAATCTTCTCGATGGCGTCAGCGGAGCGGAAGCGATGCTCGAACATGGCTCCAGTGCGGAGATTGCGCAGTTTGGCTTGAATAAAGGCGCGCAGATTTCCGGGGGTGCGGTGCTCCACGCTGAAAACGGAATGCAAGTCATTGTTATGTTTAATCACCATCCCGGGACGCAACTGGGTGGCTGGAATCGCCATCGGTAAGTCTCCTTTATGAATTCAAAATAAGAACAGCAGGCTGGTTGCGCTCGGCCAGTTCGGCAGGACTCGAGCACCCGGATTTACAGTCCTGCAGTACCGTTCCCGCTGCAGATTCGATCCGAGCGCAAGACTTCTGCCAAGAATGCCAGGGGTCGCAGTTCCTAACGCAACTCGATTCTACAAAACCCACAGGCAGAATGGGAATTGCCCGCGCCTAGGGAAGGCTGCTTACTATTCAGCGCTAGTCGAGCGATTCTCGGCGGTTCATGATGCGGTCTACGGTGTCGACGACACTCGGCAGGAAGTTGTTCTGTGCCTTTTCCTGGTTGATGTTGGTTAGCGCATAGTTCCAGTTGCTCGATTCTTCGAACTGGCTGGCTCGCCTCCGCTCTGGCTCCGGCAGCAGCATGTAAACCACCCAGATGGCTGCCGCCAGCGACCAGCACATTTCGTTAATCGAATTGCTCAGGGCCATGCGCTGTCCGCCAAACAGATAGACCATGGTAGAGACCACCAGTTGGGCGGCAGCATAGATTCCAAAGCCGAGAACAACCCCGGAGACGTGATGGCGCGGAGTCAGCCCGATGTGCGGGCCAAACAGAAACAGGAAGATCACCAACCCGCACTGCATCAGTCTGATACTGCGTCCCAGGGTCAAGACCAGGGTGCTAATGGTGATAGGTTCGGTCTGCGAGGAGGAAATGGCCATTACCAGGGCGATCAGAACCATGACGATCGACGCCCAGCGATACAACACATCACCCAGCTTCTGCAACGATTCGAAAGGCCGGAAGAAAATGCGGAAGATTTCGTGCAGAACGGCAAATTCCAGACTGATGCTTACGATGGTGAACGACCAGTAAACATAGAAATAGCCGCGGACGGAAAAGAAGCTGACAGGGAACTCGATCAGGAAGGTGCATACATCAAAAGCGACGAAAATAAAGAAGATGGGAAATTCTTTGCGCAGTTTGCGTCGGAGCATGATTCCGACAAGGAGGGATTCCAGCAGGACAGACAAGACCCAAAAGCCGTAAACGAGGGCGCGCATCTGACCTTCCTAAAGCTGCCTAAGGTACAGTTAGCTGGGCTGCACTAGCGAGCATACCTATCCCTCGGCCTGCCCGCAAGAGCTTTCCAGGCGCGCCCCTCCGTTACGTCAGTAATACAGTGTTAGTAACAGCTAGTTAACAATTGGGCAGCCGAGACATCCGGGCATAGGGCCGCCTCTCGCCCCGGTCTGGTTAACCGGGGTGGCAGCAGCCGCCAAGAAACCGGCCATCATCAAAGCAATAACGCAAAGCCGGACTAAGCTTTTCATGGGTCCTCCTGGGAGTCAGGGGTTCGTACCGAGTTCTGGGTATCCGAGTTTGGCCTGGGAGCCCTAACCCCTCTTCCTGAAGTCGTCTGGTGACGGCAGCAGGCGAGGGACTAGCGGAGAGGGTCAGGCTGTGGTCCTCCCGTGCGACTGGATGTGGCGAAACGAACAGGGACTGCGAGACGAGAGACAAAAAATCGCCCGCGGACATCAGTCCCACAACCAGCCTGGGAGGCATTGGTCACGGCCTGAATCTCCTTGGACTCGGGTCTAGTACAGAGGCCGACAGTGTACCTAAGAAATTACTTGGCAGAAAAATATTTTTACATTGTTGCGATTGCCCCGCGTCTCCAGGGCCGGCGAGACTTAACATTCAAGTAAACCCAGCAGTCGGGCTCTGCAAGATGGGGCAGACAAGGAAGCGAATGGTTGTGCGGAAAACTCAAAATTTGGATTATCAGGAAAGTTAACCGACGGCGACATTCCCACCCTGAAATTGCCGGCTTTAGTGGAAATCAGGTTCTTGCGGCTGTTTTCAGTCTTCTTCCGGCTCGAGAAGCCTAGCCAAAGTCTTTTTATGTTTTTCTTGTCTCGCCGCCTTCTTGGTTTCCGGCTCGCGTCGTGTCGGGGGAGGAGATCCAATTAGTTCTCGTGCGATCTCCCTGACCGTGGTCGCGGCACTGAATTTTTTCTTCTTCCTCTTTCGGGTCATGGTCATTCCGTGGTGCTGCGGGTTGCTTCGCTATCGTGAGTATGAACTAGAATCGGCGACTGGAGTTGTATTTCCCATGCTGGATGAGCGGGACTTCTTTGACGAACGGCCCGACAAGCGAATGGCTACACTCAATTGCCCGCATTGTCACCAAAGCGCGGATTATGAATTGGCGTGGCTAGTGCGAACCAAGAAGCGTCAATTGCCGCCGCGGGCCGACGAACGCGATCGCGCTCGCTTTGCCAAGGCTCGTTCTTACATGGTGCGCCGCGACGACCTGGTGGCGTGCAAGAACTTGCGGTGCCGCAAGCGTTTCGAGGTGTCCGGCGTTCAGTCAGTTGCGTTTCTGGACTAGCGGAACTCGCTGGGCGCGCTCATTTATACTGACCTGTTTGTCCTGCGATCAGGTTGTGACAAGGATTGCGCTCGAACACACGCGGGAGCCCAAGGAGATAAAGTGAAGATCCTGGTTTGCATGAAGCAGGTGCCGCAAAAGGACGCCCCTCTCAAGCTGAACGAGAGCGGCACCTGGATTCGCGAAGATGTCAGCTATGAAGTGAACGAGCCCGATGCCTACGCACTGGAAGAGGCCTTGCGACAGAAAGAGAAGCATGGCGGTGAGGTAGTGGTGATCACTTCGGGGCCGGCGCGGGCGCAGCAGGTTTTGCGCGAAGCGCTGGCAAAGGGGGCCGACCGCGCCATTCATCTGGAGGATGACAAGTTCGTCGCGCTCGACGCCTACAACACCGCTCGTGCCCTGGCCCAGGCGATTCGCGACGAGCGGTTCGATCTGATCTTCACCGGTCTCCAGTCCGATGATTATGGGTTTGCGCAAACCGGAGTGGTGCTGGCGGAATTGCTGGGGTGGCCGCACGCAACCATCATCATGCAGATCGAAAAAAAGGATGGCGGCATCCGTGTAAAGCGCGAACTCGAATCCGGCTTCTTCCAGTTCGTGGACATGCCGCTGCCTGCCGTGCTCACGATCCAGTCCGGCATTAATAAGCTGCGATATGCAACTCTGATCGGCATCAAGCAGGCGAAGAACAAGCCGCTGCGCAAGGTGACCTATGCCGAGGTTGCTTCCGCGCTGAGCCCCAACTTGCAGCAAATCCAGCGTCTTTATATCCCACAAAAAACTAAGAAGACTGAAATGTTGGACGGTCCGCCGGCAGAGATCGCAAAGAAACTGGTGGACAAACTTCGTAACGATGTCCGCGTGTTGTAGCGCTGGAAGGAAGAATTAACGAACTCATGCCCAATACAATTCTCGCCATAGTTGAGCAGCGTGAAGGCAAGCTGAATCGAGTCTCCTGGGAAACGATAACGGGCGCGCAGGCCATTGCGGCCGAAACCGGTTGGACCCTGGAAGCCGCTGTGGTCGGCAGCGGAGTTGGAACTGTTGCCGGCGAGGTCGCTACGAAGAAGCTTGCCAAGGTGTATGCGATCGAAGCCGCGCAACTCGAGCCCTACACCCCTGACGGCTATGTGGCTGCTCTGAAGTCGTTCATCAGCGAATGCAAACCGCAACTGGTGCTCATGCCCCACACGTACCAGGTCCGTGATTTCGCTCCGAAGCTGGCGACGGCGCTTGGGCGCGCCCTCATCAGCGACTGCATTGGTTACAAGAAAGAGGGTGACAAGCTGCTCTTCACACGCCAGCTCTTTCAGGGGAAGTTTGCCGCAGATATCGGATTCGTTAGTGACGCTCCCTGGCTTGCAACCTTCCAAACCGGCGCCTTTCGTGGAGATCAGGTGAAGCCTGGTGATAGCCCGGCGGCTGTAGAAACTGTCTCGGCGCAGATTGGCGATGGCGCCATCCGCACCAGGCCGGAGGCTCCCTTCAAGGAGGCCAAGCAGGCAGTTGATCTCACCCAAGCGGAGGTCATCGTCGCGGTTGGGCGTGGTATCAAGGAGGAGAAGAACATCGAAATCGCCAAACAACTGGCAGATGCATTAGGCGGCGAGATCGCGGCCTCGCGTCCCATCTGCGATGCGGGGTGGTTGCCGATGGACCGCCAGATCGGATCGTCCGGCCAGACGGTAGCTCCCAAACTGTACATTGCGCTGGGGATTAGCGGCGCGATTCAGCATATTGTCGGCATGAAGGGCGCACGGTCGATACTGGCTGTTAATAAGGATGCCGAAGCGCCGATTTTTGAAATCGCTGACTTCGGTGTGGTGGGCAACCTCTTCGAGGTGATTCCTCCGCTGGTGGAAGAAGTGAAGAAGGCAAAGACGGGATAGTGCGCGAGCAGACCTTGGTAATTGGCGGTTCCCGGGCTGTCTTCTCATTGGCATAAATCTGCGCTAATCTGCACGTACACCGCGTCAGATCGAAGTGGCGAATGCCGCCCTGTGCTTATCATCGCCGCTCCTCTGTTGTTCCTGCTCTAGTACTGGCTATTTTCTTGTTCTGGCTGTCCGGCTCCATCGATGCCGCAAGCCTTCCTCCTCCTGTTCCCCAGGCTGGCCCGAATGATTTCCAGAACGCCACCATCGTCGACGTGCAGCGATCGAAGCGCATTGTGCCCAACGGGCGCTGGTTCGCGGTTCACCAGTTCACTATCGAACTGACGGTAAAGATGGGCGGTCAGAATTATGAGGGCGAGTTCGACACGGTGGTCGTGGATCTGGTGCACGAGCTGGAATCGAGCAAAGGGCAGACCGCGCAGGTACGCATCAAGGGAAAAGAGATGGAAGTGAAGCTTGTTTCCGGACATAG contains the following coding sequences:
- a CDS encoding acylphosphatase, translating into MERTKTEARQFVVRGRVQGVGFRWFVEREAQALGIAGWVRNNPDSSVEVLAVGTREQLSALRGKLREGPRAARVDDVQEFEAPASTDLKTFRIEGAW
- a CDS encoding electron transfer flavoprotein subunit beta/FixA family protein; translated protein: MKILVCMKQVPQKDAPLKLNESGTWIREDVSYEVNEPDAYALEEALRQKEKHGGEVVVITSGPARAQQVLREALAKGADRAIHLEDDKFVALDAYNTARALAQAIRDERFDLIFTGLQSDDYGFAQTGVVLAELLGWPHATIIMQIEKKDGGIRVKRELESGFFQFVDMPLPAVLTIQSGINKLRYATLIGIKQAKNKPLRKVTYAEVASALSPNLQQIQRLYIPQKTKKTEMLDGPPAEIAKKLVDKLRNDVRVL
- the efp gene encoding elongation factor P, whose protein sequence is MAIPATQLRPGMVIKHNNDLHSVFSVEHRTPGNLRAFIQAKLRNLRTGAMFEHRFRSADAIEKITVDEVNMEYLYSDGDDYYFMNTENYEQLHLTRDILGDSVDYLIPNLQIKVEFFDGRAVGVELPQTVELTVVETEPGLKSATASSVTKPAKLETGLVVQVPPFINEGEKIRVDTSEGAYLSRA
- a CDS encoding electron transfer flavoprotein subunit alpha/FixB family protein — its product is MPNTILAIVEQREGKLNRVSWETITGAQAIAAETGWTLEAAVVGSGVGTVAGEVATKKLAKVYAIEAAQLEPYTPDGYVAALKSFISECKPQLVLMPHTYQVRDFAPKLATALGRALISDCIGYKKEGDKLLFTRQLFQGKFAADIGFVSDAPWLATFQTGAFRGDQVKPGDSPAAVETVSAQIGDGAIRTRPEAPFKEAKQAVDLTQAEVIVAVGRGIKEEKNIEIAKQLADALGGEIAASRPICDAGWLPMDRQIGSSGQTVAPKLYIALGISGAIQHIVGMKGARSILAVNKDAEAPIFEIADFGVVGNLFEVIPPLVEEVKKAKTG
- a CDS encoding LytTR family DNA-binding domain-containing protein, whose product is MSLSTLIVDDEQLARDELAFLLKSVDDLEVVAQGRNGVEAVSLIKEHSPDLVFLDVQMPGLDGFGVIKKLIDKKVRLPQFIFATAYDQYAVKAFEVNAVDYLLKPFDKKRVTESVQRARKKLQAAVAPSDRVDALLKMLEGKEEDKKKTPAKILLKSTGRLFLLDQKDISFASIEDGVITVVTPAMEGQSNCRTLEELFDSLDPNLFWRAHRSYLVNINRIREVVPWFKSSYMLRMDDKKQTEVPVSRAQTKRLRELFRL
- a CDS encoding adenine phosphoribosyltransferase; its protein translation is MTAEPRPAQFDGNYLKQLIRSVPDFPKKGILFYDITTMLKDKLGFAKVIDALSEQYIGRHVDLVLGIEARGFIFGPALAYRLNAGFVPVRKPRKLPAETAKVTYALEYGQDSLEVHKDAIQKGQRVIIVDDLLATGGTALATIELVEQLEGKVESLAFIVELDFLKGRARLAPHEVISLLHYDQ
- a CDS encoding GAF domain-containing SpoIIE family protein phosphatase, with amino-acid sequence METPSTASPTETGSAKDYIGAFANAVALFGTPAAGGDIFSHMPSLLVANFDAVRSELWLWDESSSSAYLTNAAGREGSHRRDFSTSGVGAIGKAVGSQKPLYNAPLVTAGDDDREFAIRTGLTHVSAYPLIARGRFIGVSANYTLQPVDKDLLQWWELCAQIGAASLQQVLTDRENQKTISQLALLFEATRLLNSTLDLAELLELILKIARTEVKADRGSVFLVDGKNRELWSIVAQGLDHQEIRLPFGRGVAGRVAVTGETINVQDAYELDYFERSFDQRTGYRTKSLLCLPIRHSAGHIVGVIQLLNQQTSGQFTKEDEEFLAKLSGHMAMALENARMHRDALEKQRSNRELEMARGIQRSLLPEAPPVIPGYDLAVASEPCADAGGDYYDFLTLGPQTMLLVLADVEGKGVASALAMSNLQASLRALVMHLHSLEVVMLSLNEMILNDSRSKKFLSIFLGLVDTRRNVLHFINAGHVPPLLINGQTGQSSKLASGGSAIGLLPGVEYAKGTAKLETSDVLVCCSDGVVDATSRQGETFGADRLGACVAAHREQRAESIIASVQKELNNFAAGGTHVDDKVLVVMKVTKERAE